Part of the Clostridia bacterium genome is shown below.
ATTTCAGCACGAACACCGCGGAGATCGCAAAAGCCGCCGGCGTCTCGACCGGCATCGTCTACGGATATTTCCACGACAAGCGCGACATCCTTCTCGGCGCGATGGAGATCTATATCGAGAACGTCTTTACCCCGATCTTCTCGCTCCTTTCGGAAATTACTTCGCTCGACTTCGCCTCGATCATTCCGAGCGTCATCGATTACGCGATCCTCGTCCACCAAAACAACGCCGCGATGCACACAACCCTGCACTCGCTTTCCTCGGAAGACGAAGTCGTCGCTTCCCGCTTCTCCGATCTCGAAGAAGAGGTCACGAAGAAGATGTCCGCGCGCCTTTTCGAGCTCGGCTATCCCGAGAAGAACACCTATGAAAAAGTCCACGCGGCGATGAACGTCGTCCAGTCGATCGCCCACGAGGAGATTTACGACCGCCACGCCTATATCGATTACGCATCGATGCGCCGCCTCGTCACCGATATGCTCGTCAACTTGTTTGAGGGAAAAGAATAAACGAATTAATTGTAACAAATGGAATCCTTTAACGATTCCTGTTTCATCAAACCACTTCTCTTGCGAGCAAATTCATAAATCATCATCCTAATTAGTTTTTTT
Proteins encoded:
- a CDS encoding TetR/AcrR family transcriptional regulator, which codes for MAETIREPKQKRSIEKKERIIKAGYDLFAEKGYFSTNTAEIAKAAGVSTGIVYGYFHDKRDILLGAMEIYIENVFTPIFSLLSEITSLDFASIIPSVIDYAILVHQNNAAMHTTLHSLSSEDEVVASRFSDLEEEVTKKMSARLFELGYPEKNTYEKVHAAMNVVQSIAHEEIYDRHAYIDYASMRRLVTDMLVNLFEGKE